TTTTGCTTGTATAGGGGTGGGACTTGTGTAGCCTTCTTCAGCGATAGCGTGAAGAATGGATTCGGATAAACCAAGATCTGTGAATAACATAGGGACCAATAATGTATTGACCCGTATTCAACGTAATTAATAAACGACTATTCCCGGTCAATGGGGTGAGCTGCCACACAAGTACGTTTGCAGTAAGAGTCTCTATTTTAAGTCATTGACCACAAACAGCTCTATTTGTCCTATTGAGCAGGGTTCCACAGGTTGGGAACCAGCGTATTGGCATAACCTGATACAAAAGATTTTGGAGTGCCATTGATAGGATCAAAGACTGAGCGATGGATTCTGCCGATATTGCCGCCATACACATGAATGCTGATCGAGGTTTGATCAGCTAGATTATTTTCGACAACGTGAATGTCATGTGTATTGGGAGAGACGGTATCAACATGGCCTGGAGGGCAAACGCAAGCTTTGCCGATCTTAAATCCACCGCCAGCTTGAGGGTAGTAGGGCGTCCCTTTTTCTTCACCACGGAGCTGACCAATCATGCCCCAAACAGTATGGTTATGAATCGGTGTCTTTTGCCCAGGACCCCACACAAAACTCACGATTGAAAAGCGATCCAGTGGATCTGCGTAGAGAAGATATTGCTGGTAATACTGTGGATGTGGTTTGGTAAATTCCGTTGGCAACCAGTCATCGATAGCGATGAGAGTTTCTAAGAGTTTTTTACCCTTAGTAAAAATGATTTCTTCGCTGGGCTTTTGTTCAAGCAACACACTCAGTTCTTTAATAAAGGTGAGTAGTTTTCCCTCGGGCATGATGTGCTCCAATACTGATCTTAGGTATTTGGAAAAAACCAATCAGGCCATGCCTTTGGTTTGAGTGTGATCGTATCTACACAAACAATATGTAAAGTAGCACTGGCAATGACTTGCATCTCTTCGCTATCAGGTAATTTTCTCTGGGCCTGCTGTTTTACTGAAACTTGCGTACGGCCACGATTCTCAATGGTTTGATCGATATACAAAATATCATCCAAGCGGCCCGGCTTATAGAAGTTCATTGTCAGCTCGCGCACTGGCATCACAATATTGTGTTCGTTAATGAGTTTGGTGGGGCTAAGGTCGTATTGCGCCAACCACTCTGCACGGCTACGTTCAAATATTTCGAGATAACGGCCGTGATAGACAAAGCCAGCGGCATCAGTATCGGAATAGCAAACCCGATGTACGTAAATAAAAGGCAAGACCTTATTGGAAGCGGTAGTCATAAATTATTCAATTGAATTGGGCAATATGAGCATCATATTACGATGCAAAATGCCTGCCTCATCGTAGATCGGTCCTTGCGCAATGAAACCCAGCTTTTCATAGAAGGGCATCACACTGAGTTGGGAATGTAGGATTAGGGTAGAGAAGCCTCTTACCTTGGCGGCTAGTAATAGTTTTTCTAGGATCTGCTTACCAATACCTTTACCTCGAAAATGAGCCAAGACAGCCATGCGCCCAATTTGTGCGTGGCCATCACCTAAATCTACCAATCTTGCCGTCCCCACACACAGCTCATCAAAGTAGGCAAGGGCATGGGTTGCTAAAGGATCGTATTCATCCAATTCCAGATCTTCTGGAACTTGCTGCTCTTCAACAAAAACAGTCCTGCGAATACAAAACGCCTCAGTAGAGGCTTTTGCCCAAGGTTTAAGGAAGATCTCTAGGGAATTCAAAGGATTAGGCCGTTTATAAGTAATGTATCAAGACCTAATTTACCAAATATGACTAGTAATAGGGGTTATCGTTCGCAGGCGTGCTGACGTAAGCCAATCCATGTTTACAATGGATCGGAGGCTTCTTATGAAGCCCATCTAAATCCTTCACCTATTTAGGAGTTATCTTGAAGAAATCTTTACTTGCTGGTTTATTCGCAGCTGTTGGCATTGCTTGTGCAAGCTCTGTTTTTGCACAACTTCCTGCAAAAATGTTGCCTTTGGCAGCGGATGTAGTTGTACTTAGTGCAACTGTAGATTCAGTAGATGCTAAAAAGCGCATTGTTGTATTGAAAGATACAAACGGTAATTTGGCGCAAATGAACGTAGCTAAGTCAGTCAATGATTTGGATAAAGTTAAAAAAGGTGACGTGTTCTTGGTTGAGCATGCACAAGCGATTGCAGTTGGTTTAACTGTAGCTCCTAAAGATGCTAAGCCAGGTGTTTCTGGTGTGCGCTCAGTAACAATCGCTGGCAAAGGCTCTGCTAAGCCATTTGAAGAAACAACTGACACGATCTATGCAACTGTAAAGATTGGCACGATTGATCAAAAGACTCGTATCGTGACTTTCACATTGCCATCTGGCGAGAAGCAGAAGGTTAAAGTTGATCAAGCCGTTCTCGGTCTCGAGAAATTTAAAGCTGGTGATGACGTGATCGTTGAGTTTGTTGATGACACAGCAATTGGCTTTGTAACACCTAAGAAGTAAGCATGCATTGCTGGCTCTAGGCCGGCAGGAAGTAAAAAAGCCCGCAGATGCGGGCTTTTTTTATTCCATTGTTGATTCACTATTTCTTGGCATTCGGAAAGAAGAGTTGTTCGCCACCAATTTGGTAGCTGGCAATCACATCCTGACCATTTTTTGAAACTAACCAGTCTATAAAGGCTTGACCCTCAGCCTTTTTCACGGATGGGAACTTTGCTGGATTGACAAGCATTACACCGTATTGATTAAAGAGCTTGGGGTCACCCTGAACCAGAATGGTCAGGTCACCACGGTTCTTAAAGCTCAACCAAGTGCCACGATCTGCGAGGATATAGCCATTCATAGCCGATGCAGTATTAAGGGCGGGACCCATACCCGAGCCAGTCTCTTTATACCAACCCTGACTAGGTGAAACAGTAATCCCCGCACTTTTCCAGTAACGAAGCTCAGCAGCATGTGTGCCGCTCTTATCGCCGCGAGAAACGAATGGCGCTTGAGCAGATGCAATCTTTTGAAATGCCGCCTGAATATCTTTTCCACCACCGACTTTTGCGGGATCGGATTTAGGCCCGATCAAAACGAAGTCGTTGTACATGACTTCATTGCGTTTGGTTGAGTAACCCTCTTGTACAAAAATCTCTTCAGCAGGTTTGTCATGAACAAATACCACGTCAGCATCACCACGACGACCAATATCTAGTGCTTGGCCGGTACCAACTGCAACTACCTTTACATTAATGCCGGTCTTCATCTTAAAAATCGGTAGGATGAAGTCAAACAAGCCCGATTGTTCAGTAGAGGTAGTCGAGGAGACTACGATACTTTTTTCTTGGGCAAATACTTGCGAGCCATTGATAGAGATGGCTGCCAATAAGCTTAGGAGGAAATTGGAAATGAGTTTCTTCATAATGCACGCAAAATAGTTGAATAAGTGGTTATCATCGCATACATTAATACTTATTGAATATGCAAAAAATTACATATGCAGATTGAAGTTCGCCCCTCCCTGATTGTGAACAGCCAAGGCAAAGGCTCGGTTGATCTAATTTGGCTATCCCAGTTTCTAAAGGACATCGAGAGCGGTAGTTCTTTGGTGGTTGCCAGTAAAAAATCGGGAACTTCATACCGGGGAGCCTGGGGAAAGTTGAATGAGGTTGAATCCGCTTTGGGGATGCCGCTCATCGTTCGCACTAAGGGTCATGGATCAAAGCTAACTGAGTTTGGCTCATTCTTATTTAAATTCATTGATGAGATGCAGGCAGGTCATATTCAATATGGGAGCTCTTATCAAGAAACCCTACTGAAGGCTATTAATCAAATTCAAAAATCCGAAAATGCTCGTTGGAAGTTTTTCTCTAGCAGCGATTCCATTATTCAAAAAGTCGTGGGCGAGGTAAAGGGTTTTAGCCTCAAGATCGCGGGCTCGGGTGAATCTTTGGAGCGACTACTAAATCACGAGGCCCATATTGCTGGGTATCACGTCTCAAGCGAGAAAAGTTCAAAGGCAATTCATCAACGCCTATCGAAGAGTGACATACAAATCTTCCCAGTAATGAAGCGCACTCAGGGGTTGATCGTTAAAAAAGGAAATCCGCTTCATATACAGTCCATGGAAGATTTGCTGAATCAAAAGATTCGCTTTATTAACCGCCAGATCGGCTCTGGAACAAGGCTGTTGCTAGATACCCTCTTAATTGAGGAGGGTATTGAGCCATTAGATATTAATGGTTACCTTCAAGAAGAATTTACACATTCTGCGGTAGCTAATGCAATTCTTGCTGGTAAGGCTGACGTTGGGATTGGGGTGAAAAACATCGCATTAGAAAATGGGCTGGGTTTCATTCCGTTAAAGGATGAAATTTTCTTTCTTGCAATGCATCAGGAGATGGTTTCTCAACCAGAATCTTCTAAGTTGATACGTAAGATACGTAGTTATTCTGGTAATACACCTGGTTACAAGGCGATTAGCCTCAATAGGCAAGTCAAAGAATGGCTGTGAGTTAGTTCGATCGCAGACTACAATCCATTTGAATATGCCCATTCGCTTACTTTCTATATTTGCTTCACTTCTGTTATTTGCAAATCTCACATTTGCTCAAGGTACAACTATTGCTGTTGCTGCCAATATGAAAGATGCTTTTGGTGAGATCGCTGCAGCGTTCAAAGCAACTGGCAAGCCAGAGATGAGGGTGGTGTATGGCTCATCTGGAAACTTCACTACCCAGATTATGAATGGCGCACCTTTTAATTTATTTATTGCAGCCGATGAGCATTTCCCGCTTGAGCTATATAAGAATGGCAAGGCGATCAATGAGGGGGCGGTATATGCAATTGGCAGGCTCGTTTTAATTGCCAAGACATCTTCTGGAATCACCCTATCTGATAGCAAGGCTGAAATCACTAAGGCGATTGCTAAAGCAAATAAGATTGCCATTGCTAAACCTGAGCTGGCACCCTATGGAAAGGCGGCAGTGGAATATCTCAAGGCAGAGGGTCTATGGGATCTTGCTAAAGATAAGCTTATTTATGGCGACAATATTGGAGTTTCTACAACCTATGTTGTGAGTGGTGCGGCAAATCTTGGATTTACCGCTTTATCTTTGGCAAAGTCGCCAGAGGTATCAAAAGAAAACCACTTTATCTTGGTTGATAGTAAGTTGTATCAGCCGATTGCACAAAGAATGGTATTGATCAAAGGCGCTCCGCAAGAGGCACAAGATCTATATCAATTTATGCAGGGCTCGCAGGCTAAATCTATTCTGCGTAAGTACGGCTTCACCACGCCCTAGGGCTTAGTTGGACTTCATGTATTTGCGCATCTCTTGCAAGACTTCTTGAGGTGACTTTTCTATAGTCTCAACTACTGCGGCATAGTCCCCAGCAGGGCGGTTCTGACTGAGCTTGAATTTACCCACCAAGCTCTTCACTTCAATGTCAATGCCGATAACGTACTAAATGCAAGAACTTTTTCCAGCGATAGGCAAAGCCATACCGTAACTGCAATTTGCAGTTAAAAAATCAAACTTACTACTTGTCTATACCCGAACGGTCACTTCCACAAATAAATCAGGGGTCCCGATTAACCATAATTAACACAAGATCCGCCACTTCACGTTTTGGTCTTTACCCTACTTAAAACAATCTGAGGTCCCAGTGGAAGGTCCAAACATTATCTACGAGGTCCTTGCGGCCTCTACGGCCCTACAGAGAGGGATCGATCCACTGGGTAAAGCTTTTTCATAGTAACCTTGATACATCTGTTTTGACTTCACTAATCCATACACTACACGCGCCATCTTTGCTGCCACCGCAGTCCTTGCCTTGCGCTGTAAATCTTTATCTTGAGGCGCACTTTTAATATAGCGTAGATATTTTTGCTGGAAACTGTTCTCAGGTTGCTGAATGGCACGGTTGACTGACATCCACAGCGCTAAGCGCAGGCGCGCATTACCCCGCTTGGAGATTTGTTCTTGACCACGGTAGTTGCCTGATTGGTTTTTGGCTAGATCAAACCCGCAATACTTTAAGAACTGACGATGATGGCTAAAGCGACGTAGATCCCCACCTTCCGCCAGAATCGTTAGGGCATTAATCGGACCAATCCCCGG
Above is a genomic segment from Polynucleobacter wuianus containing:
- a CDS encoding substrate-binding domain-containing protein, translating into MQIEVRPSLIVNSQGKGSVDLIWLSQFLKDIESGSSLVVASKKSGTSYRGAWGKLNEVESALGMPLIVRTKGHGSKLTEFGSFLFKFIDEMQAGHIQYGSSYQETLLKAINQIQKSENARWKFFSSSDSIIQKVVGEVKGFSLKIAGSGESLERLLNHEAHIAGYHVSSEKSSKAIHQRLSKSDIQIFPVMKRTQGLIVKKGNPLHIQSMEDLLNQKIRFINRQIGSGTRLLLDTLLIEEGIEPLDINGYLQEEFTHSAVANAILAGKADVGIGVKNIALENGLGFIPLKDEIFFLAMHQEMVSQPESSKLIRKIRSYSGNTPGYKAISLNRQVKEWL
- a CDS encoding substrate-binding domain-containing protein; protein product: MKKLISNFLLSLLAAISINGSQVFAQEKSIVVSSTTSTEQSGLFDFILPIFKMKTGINVKVVAVGTGQALDIGRRGDADVVFVHDKPAEEIFVQEGYSTKRNEVMYNDFVLIGPKSDPAKVGGGKDIQAAFQKIASAQAPFVSRGDKSGTHAAELRYWKSAGITVSPSQGWYKETGSGMGPALNTASAMNGYILADRGTWLSFKNRGDLTILVQGDPKLFNQYGVMLVNPAKFPSVKKAEGQAFIDWLVSKNGQDVIASYQIGGEQLFFPNAKK
- a CDS encoding YbgC/FadM family acyl-CoA thioesterase; its protein translation is MTTASNKVLPFIYVHRVCYSDTDAAGFVYHGRYLEIFERSRAEWLAQYDLSPTKLINEHNIVMPVRELTMNFYKPGRLDDILYIDQTIENRGRTQVSVKQQAQRKLPDSEEMQVIASATLHIVCVDTITLKPKAWPDWFFPNT
- a CDS encoding GNAT family N-acetyltransferase yields the protein MNSLEIFLKPWAKASTEAFCIRRTVFVEEQQVPEDLELDEYDPLATHALAYFDELCVGTARLVDLGDGHAQIGRMAVLAHFRGKGIGKQILEKLLLAAKVRGFSTLILHSQLSVMPFYEKLGFIAQGPIYDEAGILHRNMMLILPNSIE
- a CDS encoding cysteine dioxygenase family protein, which produces MPEGKLLTFIKELSVLLEQKPSEEIIFTKGKKLLETLIAIDDWLPTEFTKPHPQYYQQYLLYADPLDRFSIVSFVWGPGQKTPIHNHTVWGMIGQLRGEEKGTPYYPQAGGGFKIGKACVCPPGHVDTVSPNTHDIHVVENNLADQTSISIHVYGGNIGRIHRSVFDPINGTPKSFVSGYANTLVPNLWNPAQ
- the modA gene encoding molybdate ABC transporter substrate-binding protein gives rise to the protein MPIRLLSIFASLLLFANLTFAQGTTIAVAANMKDAFGEIAAAFKATGKPEMRVVYGSSGNFTTQIMNGAPFNLFIAADEHFPLELYKNGKAINEGAVYAIGRLVLIAKTSSGITLSDSKAEITKAIAKANKIAIAKPELAPYGKAAVEYLKAEGLWDLAKDKLIYGDNIGVSTTYVVSGAANLGFTALSLAKSPEVSKENHFILVDSKLYQPIAQRMVLIKGAPQEAQDLYQFMQGSQAKSILRKYGFTTP